The Candidatus Bathyarchaeota archaeon genome includes a region encoding these proteins:
- the pcn gene encoding proliferating cell nuclear antigen (pcna) yields the protein MFKVKLTDARLWRNLMTAISTLIDEATFNVNEEGITLRAMDPSHVAMVDFALPKTAFEEYQCDQPMKICVNIGEMLKLLRGAGSDETLELSLDEQTGRLNLRLQGKYVRTFSMATLETTGEEAPTPKISFNAKARITTDCLKQAVEDAATVSDHVRLEALPGKFVLRATGDLGSVTIELEKNSDTLLSLEVKEESKATFSLNYLAEIIKAASIASAIATVEFSSNMPIRIDFELAQQGKLSYLLAPRIETE from the coding sequence TTGTTTAAGGTTAAATTAACCGATGCGAGGCTTTGGCGTAACTTGATGACCGCGATCTCAACTCTCATCGACGAGGCTACCTTTAATGTGAATGAAGAAGGAATCACGCTACGTGCTATGGATCCATCTCACGTTGCGATGGTGGATTTCGCTTTGCCGAAGACAGCTTTTGAAGAATACCAATGTGACCAGCCAATGAAAATTTGCGTAAACATAGGTGAAATGTTAAAATTACTCCGAGGAGCAGGGAGCGATGAGACCCTTGAACTCTCATTAGATGAGCAAACTGGGCGGTTAAATCTTCGATTGCAAGGGAAATATGTTAGGACCTTCAGCATGGCAACACTTGAGACCACCGGCGAAGAAGCCCCTACACCAAAAATCTCTTTTAACGCTAAAGCAAGAATAACAACAGATTGCCTTAAACAGGCCGTAGAGGACGCCGCAACCGTCAGCGACCACGTACGTCTTGAAGCCTTACCGGGAAAATTCGTTTTAAGAGCAACTGGCGATCTCGGAAGCGTAACCATCGAGCTGGAAAAAAATAGCGACACTCTTCTAAGCCTTGAAGTCAAAGAGGAATCGAAAGCGACATTTAGCTTAAACTATCTCGCAGAAATAATTAAGGCTGCCTCAATAGCCTCTGCCATCGCAACAGTTGAGTTCTCGTCAAATATGCCAATAAGAATTGATTTCGAACTAGCGCAACAAGGTAAACTGAGCTATTTACTTGCCCCACGCATTGAAACTGAGTGA
- a CDS encoding transcription factor S — protein sequence MEFCPKDGMRLIPKPKTKGKTKVNLVCPKCGYEKEVTSKTATAPKTIEHGPEEQIAIIDKEISKLKTMPTTKIECPKCGNTEAYCWMVQTRGSDESPTQFFRCTRCSYTWREYS from the coding sequence ATGGAGTTTTGCCCAAAAGACGGTATGCGGCTAATCCCCAAGCCTAAGACTAAAGGAAAAACCAAAGTTAATCTTGTCTGCCCAAAATGCGGCTATGAAAAAGAAGTAACCTCAAAAACAGCAACCGCCCCAAAGACAATTGAACACGGACCTGAAGAACAAATAGCAATAATCGACAAGGAAATCAGCAAACTAAAAACAATGCCAACAACCAAAATTGAATGCCCCAAATGCGGCAACACCGAGGCTTACTGCTGGATGGTACAAACGCGCGGTAGCGACGAATCGCCAACACAATTTTTCCGTTGCACGCGTTGTTCTTATACTTGGCGGGAATATTCGTAG
- a CDS encoding DUF99 family protein, with protein sequence MMGKVEVARFREIKPEIRILGLDDGKFIPHSRNMVDVIGVVFRGGYWLEGVLRTEVQVDGLDATEKITDMVINSPHYDQLRVLMLNGITFGGFNVINIKELNKNTQLSVIALTKEKPDLTSIKAALTKLSNWELRWRAIEDAGPILSVVTKTGAEPIRFQIAGILEDDAKKIIKMVCTHSSIPEPIRVAHIIAQAVSRYKTRPQS encoded by the coding sequence ATGATGGGAAAAGTAGAAGTGGCAAGGTTTCGCGAAATTAAACCTGAAATTCGCATACTTGGTCTCGATGATGGAAAATTTATTCCGCATTCAAGGAACATGGTAGACGTCATTGGAGTTGTTTTTCGCGGTGGTTACTGGCTTGAAGGTGTTCTACGCACTGAGGTGCAAGTAGATGGGCTTGACGCCACAGAGAAAATTACAGACATGGTCATAAACTCTCCACATTACGATCAGCTTAGAGTGCTGATGCTTAACGGCATCACCTTCGGAGGTTTTAACGTTATTAATATTAAAGAGCTAAACAAAAATACCCAACTTTCCGTTATAGCTCTAACAAAGGAAAAACCTGACTTAACAAGCATCAAAGCCGCGCTAACTAAACTATCAAATTGGGAATTGCGATGGAGGGCTATTGAAGACGCTGGTCCAATTCTATCTGTAGTAACAAAAACCGGCGCAGAACCAATTCGCTTTCAAATAGCAGGGATACTCGAGGATGACGCCAAGAAAATTATAAAGATGGTTTGTACCCATAGCAGCATCCCTGAACCAATTCGTGTAGCACACATAATTGCGCAAGCCGTCTCACGATACAAAACTCGGCCTCAGTCTTGA
- a CDS encoding DNA-directed RNA polymerase subunit L, giving the protein MKIFLLKKTVNELKFKIEGEGHSFCNALRKALLDEKAVEFVGYDISHPLIAHPIFYLRTSGRQKPERILIKAAERLGDTTEEFRNAFLKAIKTEKT; this is encoded by the coding sequence ATGAAAATTTTTCTCTTAAAGAAAACTGTAAATGAGTTAAAATTTAAAATAGAGGGCGAAGGGCACTCTTTTTGTAATGCTCTTCGTAAAGCTCTACTTGATGAGAAAGCTGTTGAATTCGTCGGATACGATATTTCTCATCCGCTTATCGCGCATCCAATATTTTATCTTCGCACCTCAGGGCGTCAAAAGCCCGAAAGGATATTGATTAAGGCTGCGGAACGACTAGGCGATACAACTGAAGAGTTTCGAAATGCTTTCTTAAAGGCGATAAAAACTGAAAAAACTTAG
- a CDS encoding exosome complex RNA-binding protein Csl4, with protein sequence MSKRKEERSGQFVTPGDKLGVIEEFLPGRGTFVKDGLIYSLITGHALVDIPNKIISVYPRVRPPILPYEGSIVIGQVSNTQEKSVSVRILKIGKRDVPGVFTGIIHISTASEDYIKTMYDAFKPGDIVRARVVSDKNMTYHLSTVDKSLGVLFAFCSRCGFPLSRKGDILQCQVCKNIESRKIAEDYGTGEI encoded by the coding sequence ATGTCAAAAAGAAAGGAAGAAAGGAGCGGGCAATTTGTAACTCCCGGCGATAAACTAGGTGTAATTGAAGAATTTTTGCCTGGTCGAGGGACATTCGTCAAGGATGGATTAATTTATTCGTTAATTACTGGGCATGCGCTAGTTGACATACCTAATAAGATTATTTCAGTTTACCCACGCGTACGCCCGCCTATACTTCCCTATGAAGGAAGTATAGTCATAGGACAAGTCTCTAACACGCAAGAAAAAAGCGTCAGTGTAAGAATTTTAAAAATAGGAAAAAGAGATGTGCCGGGTGTCTTCACAGGAATCATTCACATTTCAACTGCAAGTGAAGACTACATTAAAACCATGTACGACGCTTTTAAACCTGGTGATATTGTGCGTGCGAGAGTTGTCAGCGATAAAAACATGACATATCATTTATCAACAGTCGATAAATCTTTAGGGGTTCTTTTTGCATTTTGTTCCCGTTGCGGTTTCCCCCTATCCAGGAAGGGTGATATCCTTCAGTGTCAAGTCTGTAAAAATATTGAAAGTAGGAAAATTGCCGAGGATTACGGTACAGGAGAAATTTAG
- a CDS encoding 50S ribosomal protein L11 methyltransferase, protein MILRKKKLEIVLSKLDTIPSPSLRLEQYTIPPKLAAELLYIAGFIYQDIPNKNVADLGTGSGLLAIGAGLIGANYVVGVDIDSTAIKVARQNAKKLSVDVEWVVADVEAIKGPFDTIIMNPPFGTKRRHMDRVFLLKAMRTARVVYSLHKQTTRRFLRHFIELNRGLVDAIFPMELEIPYVFPFHTRKKYTVNVDLYRILTNHGR, encoded by the coding sequence GTGATTTTACGTAAGAAAAAACTTGAGATCGTCTTAAGTAAGTTGGATACCATTCCATCTCCAAGTCTTAGACTTGAACAGTATACAATTCCGCCTAAGTTAGCTGCTGAACTCCTTTATATAGCAGGATTCATTTACCAAGACATCCCTAACAAGAATGTTGCAGATTTAGGGACTGGGAGTGGACTCTTAGCCATCGGTGCGGGCCTAATTGGAGCTAATTATGTTGTTGGGGTTGATATTGATTCTACTGCCATAAAAGTCGCACGCCAGAATGCTAAAAAACTTTCAGTTGATGTAGAATGGGTAGTCGCAGATGTTGAGGCAATAAAAGGCCCCTTTGACACGATAATCATGAATCCACCTTTCGGGACAAAAAGAAGGCATATGGACCGGGTCTTCCTCTTAAAAGCGATGAGAACAGCTAGAGTCGTATACTCACTACATAAACAAACTACGCGTCGATTTCTACGCCATTTCATCGAGTTAAATCGCGGTTTAGTTGATGCCATATTTCCAATGGAGTTAGAAATTCCATACGTGTTTCCATTTCATACTAGAAAGAAATATACAGTAAATGTGGATCTGTACCGAATACTTACGAATCACGGACGGTAA
- the dph2 gene encoding diphthamide biosynthesis enzyme Dph2, whose protein sequence is MFNFEEDRLVSELMKRKAKKVLIQFPEGLKTEAFALSRLIESKTGAIVFVSADSCYGGCDLALDEALRLNVHLIVHYGHTPYLKHTPIPVLYLEARATEDVQAAVKASIPLLKNFARIGLATTAQHVHQLTEARKILEEAKKLVVIGPAKGRIKYDGQVLGCDFTTVKSISSQVDAIVFVGGGDFHPLGIALNTGKPVVAADPYTNKAKAIDDLKRKILRQRWATISKAREMKNFGVLLGVKVGQKNYREATSIKNQLLKAGKEAVILSVREITPEILMAFKDIEAFVDTACPRVAIDDAARFQKPVLTPEEVKVMLGKIDWGAYAK, encoded by the coding sequence ATGTTCAACTTTGAGGAAGATCGCTTAGTCTCAGAACTCATGAAGCGAAAAGCCAAAAAAGTTCTTATTCAATTTCCGGAAGGGCTAAAGACAGAGGCCTTTGCTCTTTCTCGTTTGATAGAGAGTAAGACTGGGGCTATAGTATTTGTTTCAGCGGATTCCTGTTATGGAGGTTGTGACCTAGCCTTAGATGAGGCTTTAAGGTTAAATGTTCACCTAATTGTACATTATGGGCATACTCCATACCTAAAACATACGCCAATACCTGTACTCTATCTAGAAGCAAGAGCCACTGAAGATGTTCAAGCGGCGGTAAAGGCAAGTATTCCGTTGCTTAAAAACTTCGCTAGAATAGGATTAGCCACTACTGCTCAGCACGTTCATCAGCTCACAGAGGCTAGAAAAATTCTTGAGGAGGCCAAGAAACTTGTCGTAATTGGTCCAGCTAAAGGACGCATTAAATATGATGGACAAGTCCTCGGATGTGACTTTACTACAGTCAAATCTATTTCTAGCCAGGTTGACGCAATTGTATTTGTCGGAGGCGGCGACTTTCATCCCCTGGGGATCGCATTAAATACAGGCAAACCAGTTGTAGCAGCAGATCCGTATACTAACAAAGCAAAGGCAATCGACGATTTAAAACGCAAAATACTGAGGCAACGATGGGCAACAATCTCTAAGGCTAGGGAGATGAAGAATTTTGGGGTGCTTCTCGGTGTTAAAGTAGGTCAAAAAAACTATCGGGAGGCCACGTCAATTAAAAATCAACTGCTCAAGGCAGGTAAAGAAGCAGTAATATTAAGTGTGCGCGAAATCACTCCAGAGATTTTAATGGCTTTTAAAGATATAGAGGCATTTGTTGATACAGCTTGTCCTCGTGTAGCTATTGACGACGCGGCAAGATTCCAAAAGCCAGTTCTAACTCCTGAAGAAGTTAAAGTTATGCTCGGAAAAATCGATTGGGGCGCTTATGCAAAATAA
- a CDS encoding 50S ribosomal protein L16 — protein sequence MKGKNYRAIRGMAYTRKKFIHGSPPPKITKFTMGNTSGTFAYRALLISLNDVQIRHNALEAARIAINKVLFDKLGEAGYRLKVCVYPHHILRENKMMAFAGADRLQEGMRRSFGKPVGAAARVRAGQPLVEVYVNENGLETAKEALKHGASKLPTRCQIKIEEGIKTAAA from the coding sequence ATGAAGGGTAAGAATTATCGTGCAATACGCGGTATGGCGTATACGCGGAAAAAATTCATTCACGGGTCTCCTCCTCCAAAAATCACTAAGTTTACCATGGGAAATACAAGTGGTACCTTTGCATACCGAGCATTATTAATATCCCTTAACGATGTACAGATCCGTCATAATGCGTTAGAAGCTGCACGCATTGCAATAAACAAGGTTCTTTTTGATAAACTTGGTGAAGCAGGATATCGCCTAAAAGTCTGCGTTTATCCACATCACATCCTCAGAGAAAATAAGATGATGGCATTTGCAGGTGCGGATAGGTTGCAAGAAGGTATGCGGCGCTCTTTCGGCAAACCAGTCGGAGCTGCGGCACGAGTTAGGGCTGGCCAGCCATTGGTTGAAGTTTATGTGAATGAAAACGGCTTGGAGACGGCAAAAGAAGCCCTTAAACACGGTGCTAGTAAACTCCCAACTAGATGCCAAATTAAGATAGAAGAAGGCATAAAAACCGCCGCAGCTTAA
- a CDS encoding 50S ribosome-binding GTPase, with translation MVTNLPAVCKAKWAKVALAKTPQEKIQLLQDFYSSIPKHKGTSKLCANIKRQIATLKAQVEEERRRGRPHGKGWFIKKQGAAQIVILGLTKVGKSSLLSSVTNAKPLISEYPFTTTEPITGMFPFEDLQFQLVECPALTAGASEGAGWGLKVLALARNADGLIIMIDLSKDPCEQFQLIKEELENARILIEKPQARVEIEKGMVGAGIQIVGRLADCTANDVKQLLQSYGVQTALVKVYGKATLDDVEDAVLESTVYKPTVIVANKADVNQVEANVNRLKEAIGNRFKILIVSCKCGLGLDDLGETIFQALDIIRVYTKEPNEENPSPRPIVMKNGVTVIEVAKSIHTFLYRNFKYARIWGSSKYPGEKVGGEHILKDKDVVEIHTK, from the coding sequence ATGGTCACGAATTTACCCGCGGTATGTAAAGCAAAATGGGCAAAGGTTGCTCTTGCCAAAACCCCGCAGGAAAAAATCCAACTATTGCAAGATTTCTATTCTTCAATCCCAAAACATAAGGGAACTAGTAAGCTATGTGCCAATATTAAACGGCAAATTGCTACACTCAAGGCCCAAGTTGAAGAGGAACGAAGAAGAGGCAGACCCCATGGAAAAGGATGGTTTATTAAAAAACAAGGGGCAGCACAAATAGTCATTTTAGGTCTTACGAAGGTAGGTAAAAGCAGTCTCCTTTCCTCTGTGACAAACGCTAAACCTCTAATTTCCGAGTATCCATTCACTACTACTGAGCCAATTACTGGAATGTTCCCTTTTGAGGATCTGCAATTCCAATTAGTAGAGTGCCCTGCATTAACTGCGGGAGCATCGGAAGGCGCAGGTTGGGGATTAAAAGTCTTAGCATTGGCACGAAATGCTGACGGCTTAATTATCATGATCGATCTGAGTAAAGACCCGTGTGAACAATTCCAATTGATTAAAGAGGAATTGGAAAACGCTAGGATTTTGATCGAGAAACCGCAGGCTAGAGTGGAAATCGAGAAGGGTATGGTCGGAGCTGGTATTCAGATAGTTGGAAGATTAGCTGATTGCACAGCAAATGATGTAAAACAGTTACTACAAAGTTATGGAGTTCAGACAGCGCTTGTAAAGGTTTATGGTAAAGCAACTTTAGATGATGTTGAAGACGCGGTTTTGGAGAGCACTGTGTATAAACCTACAGTAATTGTTGCAAATAAGGCGGACGTTAACCAAGTTGAAGCAAATGTAAATCGATTAAAAGAAGCCATCGGTAATAGATTTAAAATTCTTATAGTGTCTTGCAAATGTGGGCTAGGCCTAGATGACTTGGGTGAAACTATTTTCCAAGCTCTTGATATCATAAGAGTTTATACGAAGGAACCTAATGAGGAAAATCCATCTCCGAGACCAATCGTCATGAAAAATGGCGTAACAGTCATAGAAGTTGCAAAGAGTATTCATACCTTCCTCTATAGGAATTTTAAGTACGCACGAATCTGGGGATCTAGTAAGTATCCGGGGGAGAAGGTTGGAGGAGAGCATATTCTAAAGGATAAAGATGTAGTTGAGATTCATACGAAATGA